Proteins encoded in a region of the Lemur catta isolate mLemCat1 chromosome 14, mLemCat1.pri, whole genome shotgun sequence genome:
- the PRF1 gene encoding perforin-1: protein MAARLLLLGILLLLLPPPAPAPCHTAARSECKRKYKLVPGSWLAGEGVDVTSLRRSGSFPVDTRRFLRPDGTCTLCENALEPGALQRLPLAVTNWHAQGSGCQRRVAKAKASSTEAVAREAAGTIRNDWKIGLDVTPHPSSNVHVSVAGSHSQAANFAAQKTHQDQYSFSTDSVECRFYSFHLVHKPPLHRDFKRALRDLPPHFNASTEPSYLRLVSNYGTHFIRAVELGGRISAITALRTCELALEGLTANEVEDCLNMEAQVSIGSHASSSAESKACEEKKKQHKMTGSFHQSYRERHSEVVGGHHASLHDLLFGNQAGPEQFSAWVASLAGSPGLVDYTLEPLHLLLESQDPRREALRQAVSKYLTDRARWRDCSRPCPPGQQKSPHDPCQCVCPSSEVTTRDCCPRQRGLAQLEVTQVQAWNLWGDGITATDAYLKVFFGGTERRTNIVWNNNNPHWTKGVDFGNVLLATGGPLRVQVWDADSGWDDDLLGTCNETPKSGSHVVKCNLNHGQLQFHYHARCLPHLAGGTCLEYAPQGLLGEPPGNRSGAVW, encoded by the exons ATGGCCGcccgcctcctcctcctgggcATCCTCCTGCTGCTGTTACCCCCAccagcccccgccccctgccACACGGCCGCACGCTCGGAGTGCAAGCGCAAGTACAAGTTAGTGCCCGGTTCGTGGCTGGCCGGGGAGGGTGTAGATGTGACCAGCCTCCGCCGCTCTGGCTCCTTCCCAGTGGACACACGTAGGTTCCTGCGGCCTGATGGCACCTGCACCCTCTGTGAAAATGCCCTAGAGCCAGGCGCACTCCAGCGCCTGCCCCTGGCAGTCACCAACTGGCATGCCCAGGGCTCTGGCTGCCAGCGCCGCGTGGCCAAAGCCAAAGCCAGCTCCACTGAAGCTGTGGCTCGGGAGGCGGCCGGCACCATCCGCAACGACTGGAAGATCGGGCTGGACGTGACTCCCCACCCCAGCAGCAACGTGCACGTGTCTGTGGCCGGCTCACACTCCCAGGCAGCCAACTTCGCGGCCCAGAAGACCCACCAGGACCAGTACAGCTTCAGCACTGACTCGGTGGAGTGTCGTTTCTACAG tTTCCACCTGGTGCACAAGCCCCCCCTCCACCGCGATTTCAAGAGGGCCCTCAGGGACCTGCCTCCCCACTTCAACGCCTCCACCGAGCCCAGCTACCTCAGGCTCGTCTCCAACTACGGCACCCACTTCATCCGGGCCGTGGAGCTGGGCGGCCGCATCTCGGCCATCACCGCCCTGCGCACCTGCGAGCTGGCCCTGGAGGGGCTCACGGCCAACGAGGTGGAGGACTGCCTGAACATGGAGGCCCAGGTCAGCATAGGCAGCCACGCCAGCTCCTCGGCTGAATCCAAAGCCTGTGAGGAGAAGAAGAAGCAGCACAAGATGACGGGCTCCTTCCACCAGTCCTACCGGGAGCGCCACTCCGAAGTGGTCGGCGGCCACCACGCCTCCCTGCACGACCTGCTGTTTGGGAACCAGGCGGGGCCCGAGCAGTTCTCAGCCTGGGTGGCCTCGCTGGCTGGCAGCCCCGGCCTGGTGGACTACACGCTGGAGCCGCTGCATTTGCTCCTGGAGAGCCAGGACCCGCGGCGGGAGGCGCTGAGGCAGGCCGTGAGCAAGTACCTGACCGACAGGGCACGCTGGAGGGACTGCAGCCGGCCGTGCCCCCCAGGGCAGCAGAAGAGCCCCCACGATCCGTGCCAGTGCGTGTGCCCCAGCTCCGAGGTCACCACTCGGGACTGCTGTCCACGGCAGAGGGGCCTGGCCCAGCTGGAGGTGACCCAGGTCCAAGCATGGAATCTGTGGGGTGACGGGATCACTGCTACTGACGCCTACTTAAAGGTCTTCTTTGGTGGCACAGAGCGGAGGACAAACATCGTGTGGAACAATAACAACCCCCACTGGACAAAAGGGGTGGACTTTGGGAATGTGCTCCTGGCCACAGGGGGGCCCCTGAGGGTGCAGGTCTGGGATGCAGACAGTGGCTGGGACGATGACCTCCTTGGTACCTGTAACGAAACTCCAAAGTCTGGTTCCCACGTGGTGAAATGCAACCTGAACCACGGTCAGCTGCAATTCCACTACCATGCCAGGTGCTTGCCCCATTTGGCGGGGGGAACCTGCCTGGAGTACGCCCCGCAAGGGCTTCTGGGAGAGCCTCCAGGAAACCGGAGTGGGGCCGTGTGGTGA